The following are from one region of the Sandaracinus amylolyticus genome:
- a CDS encoding BatD family protein: MRRALSSFAAACFAIALAPAVVRAQSANVTMSADRTQVNVGDSFRLQVRVDVSNAQAPQPELPDLSAFDVLSQQVSRPMQFSFGFGSQTQVVQSTAVYLFVLRANQPGRFDLRAPRVTIQGREYVGNALTIVVGGAGSPQAQQQPQPQQQQPSSAPPTGTLDGAIYDDQAFLRTVVDRSEARPGEQITVTLYLYVRGALRGSPTITREATTDGFWVHDLLPPARTLDATTQVVGSVPFRVYVLRRFAAFPLREGELTIGAPTVTIPMGSVFDIFAGGPQPDAERTGVPLTVQVRALPAEGRPAGEVHVGQLGLDATLDRTQVPTGDAVTLTLRATGSGHVQALRIEGPQLDGLRVLAPQTRDEISAPGDLVAGTRTFEWLIVPEREGTYTIPPFRVATFDPASGAYRVVESAPITLTAAGNPVGGAVPSAQGDEVRPQAPDAEHVAQLGPVRTRSALARGDTALADRAWYPWALASFPLAWLGLVIGIAARRRAAARGAQSSPQKVTKEARKRLAVAESHAEKGDARAFYASLTLALRSVIEGRLGESVGSVTHRQLERRLAERGMSDALAKRVVEELEAYEMARFSASAAERDEMQSALARARELIGELDRFVPTAEDER, encoded by the coding sequence ATGCGCCGCGCGCTCTCGTCGTTCGCCGCTGCGTGCTTCGCGATCGCGCTCGCGCCGGCGGTCGTGCGCGCGCAGTCCGCGAACGTGACGATGAGCGCCGACCGCACGCAGGTGAACGTCGGCGACTCGTTCCGGCTGCAAGTTCGCGTCGACGTGAGCAACGCGCAGGCGCCCCAGCCCGAGCTGCCCGATCTCTCCGCGTTCGACGTGCTGAGCCAGCAGGTCTCGCGGCCCATGCAGTTCAGCTTCGGGTTCGGCTCGCAGACGCAGGTCGTGCAGTCGACCGCGGTCTATCTGTTCGTGCTCCGCGCGAACCAACCGGGGCGCTTCGATCTGCGCGCGCCGCGGGTGACGATCCAGGGCCGCGAGTACGTCGGCAACGCGCTGACGATCGTGGTCGGTGGCGCGGGCTCGCCGCAGGCGCAGCAACAACCGCAGCCGCAGCAACAACAGCCCTCGTCGGCGCCGCCCACCGGCACGCTCGACGGCGCGATCTACGACGATCAGGCGTTCCTGCGCACGGTGGTCGATCGCTCGGAGGCCCGTCCCGGCGAGCAGATCACGGTCACGCTCTATCTGTACGTGCGCGGCGCGCTGCGCGGCTCGCCGACGATCACGCGCGAGGCGACGACCGACGGGTTCTGGGTGCACGATCTCCTGCCGCCGGCGCGCACGCTCGATGCGACCACGCAGGTCGTCGGCTCGGTGCCGTTCCGCGTCTACGTGCTGCGTCGCTTCGCGGCGTTCCCGCTGCGCGAGGGGGAGCTCACGATCGGCGCGCCGACCGTGACGATCCCGATGGGCAGTGTGTTCGACATCTTCGCGGGCGGACCGCAGCCGGACGCCGAGCGCACCGGTGTGCCGCTGACCGTGCAGGTGCGCGCGCTGCCCGCGGAAGGGCGCCCCGCGGGTGAGGTGCACGTCGGTCAGCTGGGCCTCGATGCGACGCTCGATCGCACGCAGGTGCCGACCGGCGACGCGGTGACGCTCACGCTGCGCGCGACCGGCAGCGGTCACGTGCAGGCGCTGCGCATCGAGGGCCCGCAGCTCGACGGCCTGCGCGTCCTCGCGCCGCAGACGCGCGACGAGATCAGCGCGCCCGGCGATCTCGTGGCGGGCACGCGCACGTTCGAGTGGCTGATCGTGCCGGAGCGCGAGGGCACGTACACGATCCCGCCGTTCCGCGTCGCGACGTTCGATCCTGCGAGCGGCGCGTACCGCGTCGTGGAGAGCGCGCCGATCACGCTGACCGCCGCGGGCAATCCCGTCGGCGGCGCGGTGCCGAGCGCGCAGGGCGACGAGGTGAGGCCGCAGGCGCCCGACGCGGAGCACGTCGCGCAGCTCGGTCCGGTGCGCACGCGCAGCGCGCTCGCGCGGGGCGACACCGCGCTCGCCGATCGCGCGTGGTACCCGTGGGCGCTCGCGTCGTTCCCGCTCGCGTGGCTCGGGCTCGTGATCGGCATCGCAGCGCGTCGTCGCGCGGCGGCGCGCGGCGCGCAGAGCTCGCCGCAGAAGGTCACGAAGGAGGCGCGCAAGCGGCTCGCGGTCGCGGAGTCGCACGCGGAGAAGGGCGATGCGCGCGCGTTCTACGCATCGCTCACGCTCGCGCTGCGCTCGGTGATCGAGGGCCGGCTCGGCGAGTCGGTGGGCAGTGTCACGCATCGACAGCTCGAGCGCCGGCTCGCGGAGCGCGGCATGAGCGACGCGCTCGCGAAGCGCGTGGTCGAGGAGCTCGAGGCCTACGAGATGGCGCGCTTCAGCGCGAGCGCGGCGGAGCGAGACGAGATGCAGAGCGCGCTCGCGCGAGCGCGCGAGCTGATCG
- a CDS encoding vWA domain-containing protein, whose protein sequence is MSWRDSDLLWLLAMVPLLAGLPIFAWWRRRRATERFGDEGTVRSLVAGRSGPWRATRAVLWVLAIALTIVALAGPQWGSRTRVLRKRGIDVVIALDFSKSMLARDVRPSRIDRAKAEVVRFVEELDGDRVGVVAFAGETMEFPMTTDYAALALFLQDLGPYDMPVGGTAIARALTAAERLLDRAGRRGGGAAEAPPEEGTQRSRVVILMTDGEDHEGNPVEVAQRLGESGVRVYVVGIGSRTGEPIPTYAPDGTWTGYLRDEQGQLVQTALTEDNERQLREIAEATGGRYFAAGRGGVGVDQIRAEMRQMHQDEQRTRRVTVQEDRYALLLFPAFLLFVLEALLPDAWTGRWRRRRTEAGR, encoded by the coding sequence GTGAGCTGGCGCGACTCCGATCTGCTCTGGCTGCTCGCGATGGTGCCGCTCCTCGCGGGGCTGCCGATCTTCGCGTGGTGGCGTCGGCGTCGCGCGACGGAGCGCTTCGGCGACGAGGGCACGGTGCGGTCGTTGGTCGCGGGTCGCTCGGGGCCGTGGCGCGCGACGCGTGCGGTGCTCTGGGTGCTCGCGATCGCGCTGACGATCGTCGCGCTCGCGGGGCCGCAGTGGGGCAGTCGCACGCGCGTGCTGCGCAAGCGCGGCATCGACGTCGTGATCGCGCTCGACTTCAGCAAGAGCATGCTCGCGCGCGACGTGCGGCCGAGCCGCATCGATCGCGCGAAGGCCGAGGTGGTTCGTTTCGTCGAGGAGCTCGACGGAGATCGGGTCGGCGTCGTCGCGTTCGCGGGCGAGACGATGGAGTTCCCGATGACCACGGACTACGCGGCGCTCGCGTTGTTCCTGCAGGATCTCGGGCCCTACGACATGCCGGTCGGCGGCACGGCGATCGCGCGCGCGCTGACCGCGGCGGAGCGCCTGCTCGATCGTGCGGGGCGTCGTGGTGGGGGCGCGGCGGAGGCTCCGCCCGAAGAGGGCACGCAGCGCTCGCGCGTCGTGATCCTCATGACCGACGGCGAGGATCACGAGGGCAATCCGGTCGAGGTCGCGCAGCGTCTCGGCGAGAGCGGCGTGCGCGTGTACGTGGTCGGCATCGGATCGCGGACCGGCGAGCCGATCCCGACGTACGCGCCCGACGGAACGTGGACCGGCTATCTGCGCGACGAGCAGGGACAGCTCGTGCAGACCGCGCTCACCGAGGACAACGAGCGACAGCTGCGTGAGATCGCGGAGGCGACCGGCGGTCGCTACTTCGCGGCAGGGCGCGGCGGCGTGGGCGTGGATCAGATCCGCGCCGAGATGCGGCAGATGCACCAGGACGAGCAGCGGACGCGTCGGGTGACGGTGCAGGAGGATCGCTACGCGCTCCTGCTCTTCCCGGCGTTCCTGCTCTTCGTGCTCGAGGCGTTGCTGCCCGACGCGTGGACGGGACGCTGGCGACGGCGCAGGACGGAGGCGGGACGATGA